One Halichoerus grypus chromosome 1, mHalGry1.hap1.1, whole genome shotgun sequence genomic region harbors:
- the LOC118521627 gene encoding olfactory receptor 5H2-like, producing MEKENATLLTELILTGLTYEPQWQIPLFLLFLVNYLLTIVGNLGLIALIWNDCQLHIPMYLFLGNLAFVDAWLSSTVSPKMLVKFFAKSKMIPLSECMIQFFSFAISVTTECFLLATMAYDCYVAICKPLLYPVIMSNALCIQLILLSFLGDLLHAIIHSSFLLRLTFCNSIIAHHFYCDIIPLFKISCTDPSINYLIVFIFSGSIQVFTILTVLVSYTLVLFTVLKKKSLQGIRKTFSTCGAHLLSVSLYYGPLLYMYVHPRSAQADDQDMMDSLFYTIIIPVLNPMIYSLRNKKVIDSLGKMLKRNP from the coding sequence atggaaaaagaaaatgctacatTGCTGACAGAATTGATTCTCACAGGACTCACATATGAACCACAGTGGCAAATCCCCCTGTTCCTGCTGTTCTTGGTTAACTATCTTCTCACTATTGTGGGGAACCTTGGTCTGATTGCTCTCATATGGAATGACTGTCAGCTTCACATCCCCATGTACTTATTCCTTGGGAATTTGGCATTTGTGGATGCTTGGTTATCATCCACAGTATCCCCCAAGATGCTGGTCAAGTTCTTTGCCAAGAGCAAGATGATCCCTCTCTCTGAATGCATGatacagtttttttcctttgcaatcaGTGTAACCACAGAATGTTTTCTGTTGGCAACAATGGCATATGATTGCTACGTGGCCATATGCAAACCATTACTTTATCCAGTGATTATGTCCAATGCACTATGCATCCAGCTGATACTTTTGTCATTTTTAGGTGACCTTCTTCATGCCATAATTCATAGTTCTTTTTTACTCAGATTAACCTTCTGCAATTCCATCATAGCACATCACTTTTACTGTGATATTATACCATTATTTAAGATTTCTTGTACTGACCCTTCTATTAATTATCTGatagtatttattttctctgggtCAATACAAGTCTTTACCATTTTGACTGTTCTTGTCTCTTACACATTAGTTCTCTttacagtcttaaaaaagaagtctCTACAAGGCATAAGGAAAACCTTCTCTACCTGTGGAGCCCATCTATTATCTGTCTCCTTATACTATGGCCCCCTTCTCTACATGTATGTGCACCCTAGATCTGCACAGGCAGATGATCAAGATATGATGGACTCTCTATTTTACACTATTATAATTCCCGTGTTAAACCCAATGATCTATAGCCTGAGAAATAAGAAAGTCATAGATTCACTGGGAAAAATGTTAAAGAGAAATCCTTAG